Genomic DNA from uncultured Erythrobacter sp.:
TTGAACTGGAAGTTCTGCCGGTCATTGAAGCGCCAAGCACCGATGGCCTGAAGCTCGAAAAGCTGGTCGTTCCGGTGACAGACGAGCAGATCGAAGAAGCGATCGGCAACATTGCAGGCCAGAACAAGAGCTACAAAGACGCCGCCAAGACCAAGAAGGCTGCCGAAGGCGATCAGCTGATCATCGATTTTGTCGGCAAACTGGACGGCGAAGAGTTCGAAGGTGGCAAGGCCGAAGACGCTCCACTGGTAATCGGGTCAGGCGCGTTCATTCCGGGCTTCGAAGAACAGCTGACCGGCGCGAAGACTGGCGATGAAAAAGTCATCACCGTCACCTTCCCAGAAGACTACCAGGCGGAAAACCTCGCCGGTAAGGAAGCGACTTTCGACATCACCGTAAAGCAGGTGAAGGTCGAAACTGACACCAAGATTGACGATGAGTTCGCCAAGAACCTCGGCCTCGATAGCCTCGAAAAACTGCAAGAGATCATGAAAGGTCAGCTGGAACAGCAGACCGCTGGTCTCACCCGCACACAGATGAAGCGCTCACTGCTTGATCAGTTGGCGGCAGGCCACGATTTTGAAGTGCCTGCGACGATGGTCGATGCCGAGTTCGAGCAGATCTGGGCCCAGTTGCAGCAAGAAGCGGCCAAGGAAGAAAATCCTGAAGACGCTCTCAAGCAGATTGAAGACGAAAAGGACGACTACAAGGCAATCGCGGAACGCCGCGTGCGGCTTGGCCTGCTCCTGTCCGAAATCGGTCAGGCGAACGGCGTCGAAGTGACGCAGCAGGAAATGCAGATGCTGGTGCAGCAAGCTGCGCAGCAATATCGCGAGGAAGATCGCGAGCGCTTCATGCAGTATATCCAGCAGGAGCCAATGGCCGCAGCTCAACTGCGCGCGCCTCTCTATGAA
This window encodes:
- the tig gene encoding trigger factor, with product MQTKQTSNEGLKRAYLITITAAEIADKIDAEIKKIAPQVKMPGFRPGKVPANLVKKMHGEQIHGQTVNDAIRDSVDALIKDEELRPAMQPKIELGEGYEEGKDAEITVELEVLPVIEAPSTDGLKLEKLVVPVTDEQIEEAIGNIAGQNKSYKDAAKTKKAAEGDQLIIDFVGKLDGEEFEGGKAEDAPLVIGSGAFIPGFEEQLTGAKTGDEKVITVTFPEDYQAENLAGKEATFDITVKQVKVETDTKIDDEFAKNLGLDSLEKLQEIMKGQLEQQTAGLTRTQMKRSLLDQLAAGHDFEVPATMVDAEFEQIWAQLQQEAAKEENPEDALKQIEDEKDDYKAIAERRVRLGLLLSEIGQANGVEVTQQEMQMLVQQAAQQYREEDRERFMQYIQQEPMAAAQLRAPLYEDKVVDFLFDKAEVTEREVTQDELQAAIEADEDVEAEKAKAKPAAKKKAPAKKPAAKKAPAKKAPAKKDEAPAEKKAPAKKAPAKKPAAKKAPAKTAAKPAAKKAPAKKAPAKKPAAKKAPAKKAD